In Paenibacillus guangzhouensis, a single window of DNA contains:
- a CDS encoding nucleotidyltransferase — MKTVGIIVEYNPMHNGHLYHLEQSKLKAGADAVIAVMSGHYLQRGEPAIVDKWARAEMALAMGVDIVIELPAAYAVQPAEWFAYGAVGLLDATGVSDALCFGSEHGELPLLMQLAQLLHREPAGLAGALRAELRQGASYPAAFAAAAGKSAAAALAGGGAGAIAADCDAEALAAILKQPNNSLGLHYLMALLRLQSPIEPLTVARRAAGYHEPRITDAHIASATALRRLIAEGRGDLAPLAPYVPPSTLEILQREWLAGRGPITWEAFATPLFHTLLQQDAAALAAHHEVTEGLEQRIRQALPVLPSLTVEALLEQLKTKRYTRTKLQRMLTHLLLNHAKKQLAPEQLRHGLSYIRVLGFSTQGQALLKRMKKYAKLPIITNVPDTGKNLHPFLALDIRATSIYASAFRDQTNASRMLFRDYYEPPIRFPR; from the coding sequence GTGAAAACTGTCGGCATCATCGTAGAATATAATCCAATGCATAACGGCCATCTCTATCATTTGGAGCAATCCAAATTAAAAGCGGGGGCGGACGCGGTCATCGCCGTCATGAGCGGACATTATTTACAGCGAGGCGAACCGGCGATTGTCGACAAATGGGCGCGTGCCGAAATGGCGCTCGCCATGGGCGTCGATATCGTCATCGAGCTGCCGGCGGCGTATGCGGTGCAGCCCGCCGAATGGTTCGCCTACGGCGCAGTCGGCCTGCTCGATGCGACAGGCGTCAGCGATGCCTTATGCTTCGGCAGCGAGCACGGCGAGCTGCCGCTGCTCATGCAGCTGGCGCAGCTGCTGCATCGCGAGCCCGCGGGGCTCGCAGGCGCGCTGCGCGCCGAGCTGCGCCAAGGCGCGAGCTACCCGGCCGCGTTCGCGGCAGCGGCCGGGAAGAGCGCCGCCGCTGCGCTCGCGGGCGGCGGTGCGGGCGCCATCGCAGCGGACTGCGATGCAGAGGCGCTCGCCGCAATCTTGAAGCAGCCCAACAATTCGCTCGGGCTGCATTATCTCATGGCTCTGCTGCGCCTGCAGAGCCCGATCGAGCCCTTGACGGTCGCCCGCCGCGCAGCGGGCTACCACGAGCCGCGCATCACAGATGCGCATATCGCGAGCGCGACGGCCTTGCGCCGTCTGATCGCGGAGGGCCGCGGCGACCTTGCGCCGCTCGCGCCCTATGTCCCGCCATCCACGCTGGAGATCCTGCAGCGCGAATGGCTCGCCGGGCGCGGTCCCATCACATGGGAGGCATTCGCTACTCCCTTGTTCCACACTTTGCTGCAGCAGGACGCTGCAGCTCTCGCCGCACATCACGAGGTGACTGAAGGGCTCGAACAGCGCATTCGGCAGGCGCTGCCCGTTCTTCCTTCACTCACCGTCGAAGCGCTGCTCGAACAGCTCAAGACCAAGCGCTATACGCGGACGAAGCTGCAGCGAATGCTTACGCACCTGCTCCTGAATCATGCGAAGAAGCAGCTTGCGCCGGAACAACTCCGCCACGGGTTGTCCTATATCCGTGTCCTCGGCTTCTCTACGCAAGGACAAGCCCTACTCAAGCGAATGAAGAAGTACGCCAAGCTGCCGATCATCACGAATGTACCGGATACGGGAAAGAACTTGCATCCATTCCTCGCCTTGGACATTCGAGCGACGAGCATCTATGCGTCCGCCTTCCGCGACCAGACGAATGCGTCACGTATGCTTTTCCGTGATTATTACGAACCACCCATCCGCTTTCCTCGATAA
- a CDS encoding YlbL family protein: MAVYVLVYMPTPYVIYEPGSADEIKPLVTVKNGDKEEKGTFMLTTVLRKKANVALMLASVFDKNEQLAKENLGGRTQQEYTTEQLFNMSNSQTNAMAAAYLHAKIPFDVIMDKLVIIYNNPQLETKNDFQTGDQLISLDGVKFKQYDELINLIQSKKVGDVLKGKVLRNNKETDVMVELIELKDVKGNTRPGMGVNFGIEQKVVPRGSDKEIQFKVENIGGPSAGLMFTLELVNQLTAGDLTKGYRIAGTGTVSPDGLVGPIGGIPHKIVAADREHADIFFAPAQNYDEAKKKYDTIKTNMKLVKVNTVDDALDYLKSLPEKTTK; the protein is encoded by the coding sequence GTGGCAGTATATGTGCTGGTCTACATGCCGACGCCTTATGTCATATATGAGCCGGGCAGCGCGGATGAGATTAAGCCGCTGGTGACAGTGAAGAACGGTGATAAGGAAGAAAAAGGGACATTCATGCTCACGACCGTTCTCCGCAAAAAAGCGAATGTCGCCTTAATGCTGGCAAGCGTTTTTGATAAAAATGAGCAGCTTGCGAAAGAAAATTTAGGTGGCAGAACGCAGCAAGAGTATACGACTGAGCAATTGTTCAATATGAGCAATTCGCAGACCAATGCCATGGCAGCTGCATATCTACATGCGAAGATTCCGTTCGATGTCATCATGGATAAATTAGTTATTATCTATAATAATCCTCAGCTAGAGACGAAAAATGATTTTCAGACCGGAGACCAGCTCATAAGTCTCGACGGCGTAAAGTTCAAACAATATGATGAACTCATTAATCTGATTCAATCCAAGAAGGTCGGCGATGTCTTGAAGGGGAAAGTGCTTCGAAATAATAAAGAGACTGATGTGATGGTCGAACTTATCGAATTGAAGGATGTCAAGGGCAATACGCGTCCCGGCATGGGCGTGAACTTCGGCATTGAGCAGAAAGTCGTTCCTCGAGGCAGCGATAAGGAAATTCAATTCAAAGTGGAGAATATCGGGGGTCCGTCCGCAGGTCTTATGTTCACGTTGGAGCTTGTAAACCAATTGACGGCTGGAGATTTGACTAAAGGCTACCGAATAGCAGGGACAGGAACGGTAAGTCCTGACGGCCTCGTAGGTCCGATTGGCGGGATTCCACATAAAATTGTAGCCGCTGATCGCGAACACGCGGATATTTTCTTCGCTCCTGCCCAAAATTATGATGAGGCGAAGAAAAAATACGATACCATCAAAACGAACATGAAGCTCGTGAAAGTAAATACGGTCGATGACGCGCTGGATTATCTGAAGTCGTTGCCGGAAAAAACAACAAAATAA
- the plsX gene encoding phosphate acyltransferase PlsX, producing the protein MKIAIDAMGGDHAPASNVEGAVAAAQMWSDIDVILVGDAAIIEPLLKERPSNLHIHHCTEVIGPEDEPVKAVRRKKDSSMVVAGRLVKEGQADAMISAGNTGALMTTGLLVVGRMDGIERPALAPMLPTMDEVGVLALDLGANMDAKPEHLVQYAVMASIYRTKVHGMAKPRVGLLNVGTEAMKGNELTKATYPLLEEAPIQFVGNVESRDVLERNCDVLVCDGFVGNILLKTMEGTAGSLMSVLKKEFTKNLWTKLAAAIMMPGLRGLKKTMDYKEHGGAPLLGLNGLVIKAHGSSDANAVKNAVRQARIAIQSQLIQTISMEISRK; encoded by the coding sequence ATGAAGATCGCCATTGATGCGATGGGTGGGGATCATGCTCCTGCTTCGAATGTGGAGGGTGCTGTTGCGGCAGCGCAAATGTGGAGTGATATTGATGTGATTCTCGTTGGAGATGCAGCGATCATCGAACCGCTCCTCAAGGAAAGACCGAGCAATCTACATATACATCATTGCACGGAAGTGATTGGACCCGAAGATGAACCTGTGAAGGCGGTACGCCGCAAGAAGGATTCATCGATGGTCGTTGCTGGACGCCTGGTGAAGGAAGGACAGGCAGACGCCATGATATCGGCAGGGAATACAGGCGCGCTGATGACGACGGGATTACTCGTTGTCGGACGTATGGATGGCATTGAACGTCCAGCTCTGGCTCCGATGCTGCCTACAATGGATGAAGTCGGCGTATTGGCGCTGGATTTAGGTGCGAACATGGATGCGAAGCCGGAACATTTGGTACAATATGCGGTGATGGCGAGCATTTATCGAACAAAAGTGCATGGGATGGCCAAGCCGCGTGTAGGTCTCTTGAACGTTGGAACAGAAGCGATGAAGGGGAACGAGTTGACGAAGGCGACGTATCCGCTTCTTGAAGAAGCTCCGATCCAATTCGTCGGCAATGTTGAGTCGCGCGATGTTTTAGAGCGCAATTGCGATGTCCTTGTATGCGACGGCTTTGTTGGCAATATTTTGCTCAAGACGATGGAAGGAACGGCAGGATCGCTCATGTCCGTATTGAAGAAAGAGTTCACGAAAAACCTGTGGACGAAGCTTGCGGCAGCGATTATGATGCCTGGACTCAGAGGGCTTAAGAAGACGATGGATTATAAAGAACATGGCGGTGCCCCGCTGCTAGGATTGAACGGATTGGTGATCAAAGCGCATGGATCCTCAGATGCAAATGCGGTGAAGAATGCCGTCCGTCAAGCAAGAATCGCGATCCAGAGTCAATTAATTCAGACGATTTCGATGGAAATCAGCAGGAAGTGA
- a CDS encoding beta-ketoacyl-ACP synthase III: protein MNLHPVGILGTGKYVPERILTNADLEKMVETNDEWIVTRTGMKERRIAAEDQATSDLAYHAALAAMEKAGVTADDIDLIIVSTITPDTMFPSTACILQDKLGAKKAAAFDLSAACSGFIYGLATANNFIATGMYKKALVIGAECLSRITDYTDRNTCILFGDGAGAVVLGVVPEGRGFRSFELGADGSGGELLKLSGGGSRLPASIESIEGKSHYIHMAGSEVFKFAVRTMGNAAEEALAKANLTKEDIDLLIPHQANIRIIQASVNRLNLPEEKCMINLPKYANTSAASIPLALAEADEEGRIQEGDCLVLVGFGGGLTWGASVIIW, encoded by the coding sequence ATGAATTTACATCCAGTTGGGATTTTGGGAACAGGCAAGTATGTACCGGAACGTATTCTCACGAATGCAGATCTAGAGAAAATGGTAGAGACGAATGACGAATGGATCGTTACCCGCACGGGGATGAAAGAACGCCGTATCGCAGCGGAAGATCAAGCGACTTCGGATCTTGCTTATCATGCTGCCCTGGCAGCGATGGAGAAGGCAGGTGTAACCGCAGACGATATTGATCTCATTATTGTCTCTACGATTACGCCAGATACGATGTTCCCATCAACGGCTTGCATTCTTCAAGACAAACTTGGCGCGAAGAAGGCGGCTGCATTTGATCTGTCGGCGGCTTGCTCCGGTTTTATCTATGGATTGGCAACGGCGAACAATTTTATTGCGACAGGCATGTACAAGAAGGCGCTTGTGATTGGTGCAGAATGTCTGTCCCGGATTACGGATTATACGGATCGTAACACATGCATCCTATTCGGCGACGGCGCGGGCGCAGTCGTGCTTGGGGTTGTTCCTGAAGGTCGCGGCTTCCGATCCTTCGAGCTTGGCGCGGATGGTTCAGGCGGCGAGCTGCTGAAGCTTAGCGGCGGCGGATCACGTCTGCCGGCATCGATCGAATCGATCGAAGGCAAGAGCCACTACATTCACATGGCTGGAAGCGAAGTATTCAAATTCGCGGTCCGTACGATGGGGAATGCAGCGGAAGAAGCGCTTGCGAAAGCGAACCTTACCAAAGAAGATATTGATCTATTGATTCCGCATCAAGCGAATATCCGGATTATTCAAGCATCCGTTAATCGTCTTAACCTGCCGGAAGAGAAATGTATGATCAATCTGCCGAAGTATGCGAATACATCCGCAGCATCGATTCCTCTTGCGCTTGCGGAGGCAGATGAAGAAGGCCGTATTCAAGAAGGCGATTGCCTCGTTCTCGTTGGGTTTGGCGGCGGATTAACTTGGGGTGCATCCGTTATTATTTGGTAA
- the fapR gene encoding transcription factor FapR: MLVKIIEENPFVTDQELTRQLKVSIQTIRLDRMELAIPELRERLKMMAERSYDQVRSLPLHEVIGDIVDLQLDRSGISIFEIRPEHVFSRTKIARGHHIFAQANSLAVAVINDEIALTASADIRFIRSVHLEEKCIAKAYVRSISGQKGKAKVEVFSYVGEEMVFQGNFIIYRTKTESNIEGGNEE, translated from the coding sequence ATGCTAGTGAAAATCATCGAAGAGAATCCGTTCGTGACGGATCAAGAGCTAACCCGCCAGCTGAAAGTTAGTATACAGACGATTCGCTTGGATCGGATGGAACTCGCCATTCCAGAGCTTCGGGAACGACTCAAGATGATGGCGGAACGTTCCTATGACCAAGTCCGCTCCTTGCCTTTGCATGAGGTGATTGGGGATATCGTGGACTTGCAGCTCGACCGCAGCGGTATCTCGATCTTCGAGATACGCCCAGAGCACGTCTTCTCTCGGACGAAGATTGCCCGGGGACATCATATTTTTGCGCAAGCGAATTCCCTGGCCGTTGCCGTCATTAATGATGAGATCGCGTTGACGGCATCCGCAGATATTCGATTTATCCGTTCGGTGCATCTGGAGGAGAAATGTATTGCGAAGGCGTACGTTCGCTCTATATCCGGTCAGAAGGGCAAAGCAAAGGTTGAAGTGTTCTCTTACGTAGGTGAAGAAATGGTGTTTCAAGGGAACTTTATCATATATCGAACCAAAACTGAGTCGAACATCGAAGGAGGGAACGAGGAATGA
- a CDS encoding YceD family protein gives MYFNIRELMSKDTTITFDQSIDMNRVIEGRPDITYISPVKVELTVRPEMGGVIDVRGELSAELKLQCSRCLTPFAKSYVIPFHERFKLAESPEEAEEDEDFEFVSEERVDLAPYMEEEMYMNLPYAPLCDEDCQGLCPTCGTNRNERPCSCSNEKIDPRLAALQDFFKKE, from the coding sequence ATGTACTTTAATATTCGTGAGCTCATGTCAAAAGATACGACAATAACCTTTGATCAATCCATCGATATGAACCGCGTCATCGAAGGGCGACCTGATATTACATATATCAGCCCGGTGAAGGTTGAACTTACGGTCCGGCCTGAGATGGGCGGCGTGATTGATGTACGAGGGGAGCTAAGCGCAGAGCTGAAATTGCAATGTTCACGTTGCCTTACTCCGTTCGCGAAGAGCTACGTCATTCCGTTTCATGAGCGGTTCAAGCTAGCGGAATCTCCAGAGGAAGCCGAAGAGGATGAAGATTTCGAATTCGTCTCCGAGGAGAGAGTTGATCTCGCACCGTATATGGAAGAAGAAATGTATATGAATCTTCCGTATGCTCCGTTATGCGATGAAGATTGCCAAGGCTTATGTCCAACTTGTGGGACGAATCGTAATGAGCGTCCTTGCAGTTGTTCAAATGAAAAGATTGATCCGCGGCTCGCTGCGCTCCAAGATTTCTTCAAGAAGGAGTAA
- the coaD gene encoding pantetheine-phosphate adenylyltransferase: MSEHNARAPRVAVYPGSFDPITQGHMDIIERAAKQFDTLIVGVLNNLSKNPLFTVQERMDMIREATQHLPNVEVDSFRDLTVNFVKSRQADVIVRGIRSVTDFEYELQMASTNNKLDSSIETIFMMTNPKYSYLSSSIVKEIARFQGSVNDLVSPEVEQALKLKYRDM; this comes from the coding sequence ATGAGTGAACACAACGCACGAGCGCCGAGAGTCGCTGTCTATCCAGGCAGCTTCGATCCCATTACCCAAGGGCATATGGATATTATTGAGCGCGCAGCGAAGCAGTTCGACACGTTAATCGTAGGTGTGCTGAACAATTTAAGTAAAAATCCGTTATTTACGGTACAAGAACGTATGGATATGATTCGTGAAGCGACGCAGCATCTGCCGAATGTCGAAGTAGACAGCTTCCGGGATTTGACGGTGAACTTTGTGAAGTCGCGTCAAGCGGATGTGATTGTACGCGGTATTCGTTCTGTGACGGATTTTGAATATGAGCTTCAGATGGCTTCGACGAATAACAAGCTGGATTCATCAATCGAGACGATCTTCATGATGACTAACCCGAAATATTCGTATCTTAGTTCCAGTATTGTTAAAGAAATTGCTCGCTTCCAAGGTTCGGTAAATGATCTGGTCAGTCCGGAAGTGGAGCAAGCGCTGAAGTTGAAGTATCGTGATATGTAA
- a CDS encoding nucleoside recognition domain-containing protein, translating into MLYGQNIRTSPWMTLLFSFGAILLVFCIVLYPDQAFKASLQGLSVWWKLIFPALLPFLVLSEIMIAYGFAHGLGVLLDPVMRRVFGIPGVGGWALALGWTAGFPAGAEATATLRKMQVLQKHEANRLLALSHVSNPILIIVVIGVGFLQQPHAGLALAIFHWASAILTGFILYGISPRRSQPIAQSESATEGHDPLFATQEDGAEQHNSNLASPNSHAPKRRWQRILEAMEQAHQADGRTFGRLLGDAVSSAVQTLMMVGGYMMIFSIIAQIVQLLFPMHIAPYWVQGFLELHLGTYGISTADIASNLIQMAILSGILAWSGISAHLQIRSKTQSTDMSYLYFLLSRMLHCILAVLITLACWNPLQLLLGQIAPSFLPAWGAQDKNQQLDWFALMNHVNAWYVLPIVFISILAIIMLISGLMTFLRHRHRTLP; encoded by the coding sequence ATGTTGTATGGTCAAAATATTCGTACAAGTCCTTGGATGACGCTGCTGTTCAGCTTCGGGGCAATTCTCCTGGTATTCTGCATCGTACTTTATCCGGATCAAGCCTTCAAGGCTTCTCTTCAAGGTCTTTCTGTATGGTGGAAGCTGATCTTCCCTGCTCTGCTCCCATTCCTGGTCTTATCTGAAATCATGATTGCTTATGGGTTCGCTCATGGGCTTGGTGTGCTGCTTGATCCTGTCATGCGAAGAGTGTTCGGGATACCTGGCGTTGGCGGATGGGCACTCGCACTCGGCTGGACGGCAGGCTTTCCCGCTGGAGCGGAAGCAACAGCCACGCTGCGCAAGATGCAAGTCCTGCAGAAACATGAGGCGAATCGGCTTCTTGCCTTATCGCATGTCAGCAATCCGATCCTGATCATCGTTGTCATCGGCGTTGGATTTCTTCAACAGCCGCACGCGGGTCTCGCGCTCGCAATATTTCACTGGGCCTCCGCGATCTTAACTGGATTCATCCTTTATGGAATCTCGCCGAGACGCAGCCAACCAATTGCACAATCAGAGTCTGCCACGGAGGGTCATGATCCGCTCTTCGCTACCCAAGAGGATGGCGCGGAGCAGCATAACTCCAACTTAGCATCCCCAAATAGCCACGCACCTAAGCGGCGTTGGCAGCGGATTCTCGAAGCCATGGAACAAGCGCATCAGGCCGATGGACGCACCTTCGGAAGGTTGCTAGGCGATGCAGTCTCTTCAGCCGTGCAGACCCTGATGATGGTCGGCGGCTATATGATGATTTTCTCCATCATCGCACAAATCGTGCAGCTACTATTCCCAATGCATATCGCGCCTTATTGGGTCCAAGGATTCTTGGAACTGCATCTCGGCACTTATGGGATCAGTACAGCAGATATAGCTTCTAACCTGATACAAATGGCCATTCTAAGCGGAATTCTGGCTTGGAGCGGTATCAGTGCACACTTGCAAATCCGCAGCAAAACGCAATCCACAGACATGAGTTATCTCTATTTCCTTCTCTCTCGTATGCTGCATTGTATCTTAGCTGTACTAATCACCTTAGCCTGCTGGAATCCGTTACAGCTGCTCTTGGGCCAAATTGCCCCGAGCTTCCTACCTGCTTGGGGTGCTCAAGACAAGAATCAGCAGCTGGATTGGTTCGCGCTTATGAATCATGTTAACGCCTGGTATGTACTTCCTATTGTATTCATTAGCATTCTCGCTATCATCATGCTGATTTCGGGACTGATGACCTTCTTACGTCACCGTCATCGAACTTTGCCCTGA
- the rpmF gene encoding 50S ribosomal protein L32, whose product MAVPQRRTSKTRRDKRRTHFKLAVPGMVKCEQCGELKLAHRVCKVCGTYKAREIIKQ is encoded by the coding sequence ATGGCAGTACCTCAAAGAAGAACGTCCAAAACACGTCGTGACAAACGTCGTACTCACTTTAAATTGGCAGTACCTGGAATGGTAAAATGTGAACAATGTGGAGAGTTGAAACTTGCTCACCGCGTTTGCAAAGTTTGCGGAACTTACAAAGCAAGAGAAATCATCAAGCAATAA